CCTTATAACACATGGACTAAAATATCTGCACAAGATCAGCAACAAGAGGGAAATGCCATCAGGTGCCACTTTCATTAAAGTCCTTTGaagaaacacacattcacacaaagtAAACACCCTGATCCTAAATGCGATTACAACCCAGATATCTTATTGAtttacattttgagtgttgacTAACACGTAGTACTCCATGTCTAGAAATGCTTTGCAGAATGATCCATTAAACAAGTCAAGTTGATGTATTCGCAGTGACTGACTAACTCTTGTACAGTGGACTTGAAATACACACTACCAGAGTGACAGTTAAACTACACCAAGAGAGCATTAAGTTAGCAGAAATATACAGCACAGAGCACAGACCGAGCACAACTCACTTCTTTCAGATCTACATCAAAGTGTCAAACTGAGCCAGTGAGTATCTACAGTACAAACAAGTGTCTGATCATTATATGACTTTCCTATTAGATTTGATGAATTGAAGACATTCCCTACGTGTGTTATGTGAAATGAAAGCGACCCAAATTGAGTTCAATTATTTTCAATAACTCAATAGTTCAGCTGATTTGGCTTCGACTGCAAGCTTCAGTGTACAAGGACCAACCGTATGACTGAGAACAGGGAAAAAAATCCACCTTAAAACAGAATGTACATGTtgttctattctctctctcgtagcctgAAACCCAAGAACAAAGACTTCCAGCACGTAACTCCatgtaaaaccacaacttgtcgTTTACACTTAGGTTGTGTACAAATTACACAAGATTTAATTGAATTAGTGAGCGTTAGCGGTGCTGGTAGATGGAtaggacagagccaggctagctgtttcccctgctTCTAGTCTTTATGTTAAGCTAAGCTACAGAATACAGAGTTAGTACAGAGacgagagtggtattgatcttctcatctacctCGCGGTAAGAAAGCAATTAAGCACATTTATCCAAAATggcaaactattcctttaatggtTGAGAGAAACAGTGAAGGAGTAGAAACTATGTAAGCCGTGGCTGTAgaagataaaaagaaaagaaaatatgaggTTTCCTTACAGTCATAAAATAAGTAGCATTTTCTGCTCAGTTGAATACATCTGTAAATATGAGGGATAATTAACTGGGGACCTTTACTGGGGAACAACTTTGGGGGATTCATTGAACTTTAGTTTGAGTTTTTCAGCTTTGTTTGATTTCTCGAGATATAatataatcatcatcatcatcatcatcatcatcatcatcatcatcatcatcaataaTCTCAGGGTAGAAACACACCGAACACAGTGAGCTGGGTGGAGCCACCAGCTCCCATTCATTGCGAGAGGCGACAAAGCCCTCACAAGACCTGACTTTAGTAATGAGTTTTTGACTGTTCTGTTGTGTTGCTAACAGAATTGTGAAGACGGGCTATCCTGGGCTTCTTGGCATGCTGGTTGGTTGGGTGGAGGGAACTAAAAGAGCAGCTTCTATTGTGAAATCAACTTTAAAGATAGGAAAAATAGATGTTGATGTGTCCTTTGGGAGAGTGGAATTTAGAAGCAAAATCAAGCGATTGTCAGatgtttctatctatctatccaatATGACAACAACCACGCTAAGACAGTTATTCATTTCCTGCACAATACAGTCTCTAATCTATATCCAAGAGTATTGACTGTGGTTGAAGTGTAGAATACTCATGTGGACAAAAAGTAATGGTAAGTAAGGGCCATTTCAGGCACTGGATCTGCCCTCCCTGTTTTCAGTCTCTAAGATGTTGAAGACTCAGAAAACAGTCAAAGGACACACATGTGAAGTCTGAATTAGGGTGGATTTTGCCTTAGTCACTGAGCAGTGTAGCTCATCCACTGCAGACAACGAGACCATTTGGTTACACTGAAACTGACTGATTTGGTTACACATtgactcttacacacacacacacacacacacacacacacacacacacacacacacacacacacacacacacacacacacacacacacacacacacacacacacacacacacacacacaccaggcttGTGCAAAATTCAGAATTTCAGAATTGGCCTCCATTCAATTCATGAATtgaaatttgaattgaattgacttCGCCCCACAGGAAGTTGAATTGGAATTGGAATGACAGGAAATGGAATTAAGTTCATGGCAATTCAAAGAAAttccacacagtcacacaacagaaagaatgtgttgaatctcacatacattcagtgttaggaaggttactttggaaatgtaattGCTTACTGTTATAAGTTACCCATTATAAATGTGGTTTGGATTACTTTATCAATGCAAAGcaatttccttttaatttgattAGTAACTAATTgaattacacattttacctctgtaatacaactaaatacaattacattaattttgtaatttaataACAATTTCATTACACGTAACTAGTCACTCCTCAACCCTGCATACATTTTGTTCCAAAATATAGATCACTCTTTAAGAGAACAAATATTTCTATTAATTCCACAATTGACAAGAATTGTTTTCTTGATTTACAATACTGTAAGTAATAAGTAAAAGGTGTGCTTGCATGCTTTTAAACACATATCATATCCAGTGTTGGGGGTAACTCCTTACGAAGTAATGCCATAATATAATCACATTTGGCTGTAACTGAGCAATGTAACACCTTCAGCATTAATGTAACACCTTCAGCTCACAACACTGTTGTGAGCTGAATGTGTTTAAGCTCTTTATGAGCTATATGCCTGGCTCTTGCTGTGTTGCGCTACAGTAATGTAATGAGTAATGAGTTACTATCCATAGAGAATAACAAGTAAGGTAATGCAttatggttgttgtttttttaaagtgaataatGTGTATTACAGGTTCTTGAGTAGTGACCCCAACACTGATGATATCAAATATCAGTAGCATAATACCATCAAGAgatgcttttcaaaataaaagactgtCTGCCTGTTAATTTATTGAAGATGCCTTTTGAAATTTGAAGTAGCGTTGATGGAGCCACAGACTGGAGCACTGCAGTGCTTGCATATGGCTCTGTGGTTTCcaggtgtttgtgttggaattgATTCTTCAAAATGAACTAGAACAGATGACCCTTTAGGCCTGCTATTATTTTCCATGTCGCTGTGATTCCAGGTGTCAAATCTATAAACGTTTGTAATCTGAAGTTGTAAGGGACTTCTGTAACTTAAAAAGTCCAGTATTGACCATCAAAGTGTGTAGAAAAGAAGCTTTCAAACAAATGTCCACCTCAAATTGTTTGGCAACCATTTTAAATACTTGGTTGAAGtaaagcattctgggaaatgcagtCATGTTCCATCATGTTCcacaaaattacaattacaattaatCAAACTTAATTATTTGTTCTGTGACTAGAGCTTTTAACATTCATTGCTGGGGGAACAACTTTCCTTTAAATATCTGTACAAGTAGTTCAAACTAATATCATTTATAGAATATGTAATGCACTCATATCTGACATATATTGTAAAGCTTCATTGTTAAACACTTCACTTAAATTATGAATTTTTATTGAATTGCAATTCCGCTTCCTTTAATTTAAATTCGAATTGTAATTCTAGAtcctgtttttgacattttaggagtcattctcaattcaattctgaattgtgcacaaggctgacacacacacacacacacacacacacacacacacacacacacacacacacacacacgtaggtTGACAGATCAATGAACCTTTAACATTTCCctgcatttaaaaagaaaaaaaacaatcagtgTTAAACATCCAAGCATAGATCATTAATTTCAATCAGCTCATTCAGTTTTGCACAAGTCAGTAGTGTTAGTAGACATCTTGGTATCAACAGCAAGGACCAGTGGGTGAGAGACAATAAGGAGCAGACCAAACAGAACAGATTTTAATAGTCAGAGATCGTAGTCATAAATGCACATTTCCTGTTCCTGATGCTCCCCTCAGCTATTAACCTTGATGAGGAATGCAGGACAGCAcgtttttcctcttcctctcctcacaCTACAGGTATCTTCCAACAAGCTAAGACCCATACAGGAGAGGCAGTAGTTAAGGACCACAGAGGTGCTAGACAGACTCTCCTGTTATATCTGTGATCCGCCCAGGTCACCCCCGCCTGCAGGGTAATGCCTCAACCCCCCTCCCCGGCGCAGTGAGTGGAGCGCCACAGTGCAACAGCCTCGCAACAGCGAGCCTATATGATACATGGGCTGTCCGGCACGGATTGGGCCACGGCAGAACCACGCCACTGTTGGCACCACAGGGATGGCCACTGCCAGCAGATCAACCAGGAAGTGACGACTCCAGTAGCTTTTCTCAATTGTCCCAGAGCTGGTTGAATCTCCCTCCTCTGCTGTGGCGCCCCCTGTGGCGCCTTGTTCTTTagtttcatcttcatcatcatcattctcATCATGCAACTCCACTACAGTGACACCAGCTATCTCCTCATGGGAAGTAGATCTCCTCGGCTGGGAGGTGTGAGGCTGTTCTACGTCTGGCGAGAATCCTGGGCTACCTGGACTCAGCTCTGCTGTCTCTACCTGGGTCGATCCTGCTGATAAACTAACTTCTTGCTGCCTGTCTTCCATGCTGAGGTTTTCCAGCGTCCCACCCTGTCTGCCTTCTCCACAGCATCCTCCAAACTGAAGCTCACACTGCGTCCCTGCTGACGTCTCTGCAAAATCGCAGGGTTTTCCTGGTGCTACCTCGTCTGCTGCACTCTGAACTTCCGCCTCATTCGCTCCCTCTGAGCCCATTTGCATCTGCTGCTCTTCTTCTGCCAAGCTAATCACTGATGTTTCCTCCTGCTGCTCCATTGCTGCagcttccttctcttccttctctttctcctgcttttcctcttcctccccatATAGAGGACTTTCCATGGAACATGCCACAGTGGCGGACCGTGGTAAGGGAGGGACCAGAGGAGTTTTAGTGACCAGGATCGGCTCTGTGGCTGTACTCATCATCGTTGCTGTGGTTACTGAAGTTGTGGTGGTGATGGAGTccagctcctcctccccctcatcAGACATCCAGGTAGAGGTGGGGCTGCAGGCCTGGGAGCGGAAAGTGCGTTGCTCCGCAATGGTATCTAGATCAGAGGGGTAACCTGCCGGGCAGCTTTCGGTCTGAATGCCTGTCTCCCGCAAGGGGTGCAGGTAGAGGTGGTGGTGGGATAGGCAGGGATGGCTCATACAGCCCACTCCACCTAGGCCACAACGAAGGGGCGCTAGCCGCTCACCTGTGCACAGCTTGTCATAGGTGGAGGAGTGTGGCATGGTGTGGGGCATAGAGTGGGACAAATTGTGAGGGAAAGAATGAGGTAAGGTATGGGAGTAAGTGTGGGGCAGAGAGTGGGGCAGAGAGCTACTAGGCAGAGAGTGGGACAGAGAGCTACTAGGCAGAGAGTGGGGCAGAGAATGGGGCAGAGAATGGGAAAAGGTCTGTGCGTAGGAGTTGAGTAAAGATGCTGTTTCCTCAGAGAGGAAGGCTGCCTCCAGCAGGAGGTCGGTCTGACTGGGGACGCTGCTCTCCCCACAGCACACAAAGCCGCTGTCCTGGGTGCCGTCACCTGATAGACAAGGAAAGTCCAGGCCATTGCCGTTCCGGTCCGCAAGTGCCTGATCACTCAGCTTAGTGTAAGTGGAGCTCCGGGTCAGAGAACGGGCTGGCGAAGCATCGCAGGAGCAAGACCCCCTCCCTCCTACTACAGGTTTGGGTATTCCCCCTGGACTTTCCCCTGATACCGATGCTGGTGCCGAACCTCCAACACGGGTCCGAAAGCCAGGAATGCCTTCCCCCTCCTTGGCTAATCCAGCCTGGGCTAGGTCCATGCTCAGCAAAAGGTTCTCAAGCTTGTGGTTCTGAGTGTTGATGTCCTGAAAGTACTTCTGGACCCCTATGTCCCCGCTGAGCCCCCCAGCATCACTGAGACTGGCGCGAACAGTGTCCACAGCCTGTTTAAGCTGCTGGATCTCCTGACGCGCCTCCTTCAGGGCCAGCTGAGCCTCAACACGGTGACATTCCTCCTCAACCCAGTCCTCCTGCATCCTGTAAAGCTGGCCTCTCAGCTCATCTATCTCTGTGTCCCTGAGAGGGGAGGAAatggagaggagaaaagagagaaagaaagaacggaagagaagagaaggggagaGAACAAAATAATTATGAGGATTCAGATATTAGGCCTAGTGTAAAGtgggatttatgcttctgcggaggctccatgcagaACTTTCACCatagcctacataagtggcctgaagtttatacttcgGACGTAATGTCCGTATCTCCACGCACCTAGgtaccagtggtgtagtctacgtgatacgcagtatacccactaagaaagctccaggatttccatatacccacttaaaaatgcccaatgacacacaacaacatactttccattataattttgatatattttaaattgtcatctgtttttttccttcttcacataggctaaatgaaggtatttccaccataaattggtgcataaaagtgtatctgaatacaggaaattaagttgttgatgctcaaaacttccctcggggaggacacccagacccccccaccATGGTATGCCCCCCCCatttgtattggttgttggtctcagcggtgtctgttagcagttaactcgctcgttagccgcagaaccgcagcagcatgcaggcagagcgagcagccgccagctgttgatccatgcaggacttcaccgtgagcggactgtttagagacgatgtgaccggcaggtaacgttaactggtccctatacgcaaatatcataaatgatagggaacccagcaacggcgatgatgagcttttcctcctttttctcggAACTAATGTTTTTGTAGGAacgaaagtttacatcgtatgtttctctggaatcagccagcgtgaaggacgtctatattccgattggttgccgctgcttTCCGCTGAACCGTGTCATAGCTAATtcccataaagttgacctactttcaactttctgattgacgctctggtcgctcaaaacgcccaaaacgtgacgccgacagatttgatGCTctttgcagctgagagaagccagcttccattgaaaattaaTGACTTCCGGTATCTTTAGAAGCTCAAGTCGGCAGcggtgtgtatgtacagtaagcATCTCACCTGTCTTGTAGAGTGTTGATGGTTTCCTTCAGCCTGGCCCGCAGGTGTCGGATACACACCTCTTTCTGCTGCAGTGGTGTGAGGTACTGCTCTGGTGGAGGGGGCCGGATGCCATGGTTGTCCGTACATGACGTGTACTTCTGATGACGTCTAGGACAATCATACGAAAGGAGTTTTTCTTTAGAACTGATTACACTTCAGTGAcctttattttagttttttgatgTCTTGTAGGTAGGGCTGGTAATTGAAAAatttacagtgtttttttaGAACTTGCTTAAAcagctacttcctgtctgtgatGAGATAAAACTGGACtgtaagaccaaaacaatgagtcgggtgataattctctgccGGTTTGTCACTAAGTCCTTTTACATAACATATACTTGTTTGATCCActattattataaaatgatttatcagAGCAGCTTTAAAAGACTGAAAATGTACTTAGGACACTTATAGGAAATCAAGTGGGGTAAatcattttacaataaaacagctAGAGAATGTAAATACACGTATTAGTTCTGATTTTCACCGATGTGAGGAAAGTGTGCAAAGTTTTAATTTCTATTTGTAACTTTGGTTTGAAAGGAGTGCAATCAATCCTTCTATGGAGTATATTAGACAAGAGCACTTTACTGATCAGACCATGCAGTTTCTGATGTCTTACCCTTTGGTGGGGCTGCAGTCGCTGCCTTTGCAAGAGCCTGAGTTGCTGCTGTTGCTAAGGGAGGTGTTGCCATGGGGATCTCTATTACTAGGCGCGGCCGGGGTCCGCCTGGTCCAAAGTTAGAGGAAACATGTTAACCTGTTCCTGCAACACCATGAAACCACACTCCAAACAACAAGGTGACAGTGGATTCTGTGAGCTGTTGAGCAAAAACATTGTGAACAATTGTTCAAAATCACAAATCAAAGAAGACACGAATGGAGCACACGTCAATCCAGGTCCACTAACATGCCAATACAACACCGCAATGcacaaatatacacagacacattatGAATACAGAGGCCAAAGTTACTGCCAACAGACAACAGTTCTGCCTTAGAAACAAGGACACACACTCATTTGGGCAATGACAGTGATGCagcagtttttttaaaaaaaaggaaatgtgctCTGCAAAGATGAAAACCAAAGCAAGAATCCAAAGGAATTAGGAAGTCAATGCAGGAAGCATTCCTCAAAAGAAATAACATGAGGATAGCTTTCACTAAAGAGTATAAAAAAGAggacaaacaaagagaaaagaatAAGGGAGTAACAGGTCAGACTAGACATGATGCTGTGGAAACAATTCTGTCAGAAAAACATTCAACACAGTGCAAAGGCTCTCATCATTCCCATGCTTGAAAAAGTCAACACTGATCGTGAGGAAAGAAGAGGGACTCAGAACAGACCGACAACGAGGGGTCGAGGGAGAGTTCGTTGAACGGCTGTGGCGATCTGGAGACTTGGTGGCAGCGTATCCTTTAGTCGGTGACTTGTTCGATGCGTAGCCTTTAGTCGGGCGCATTGAGACCATATAGCCTGTCTCCATAGGAACGTAGTCTAGCTCTATGAACCTGCAGTAGTCAAACCTGACCAGGCAGAGACAACAGGGTGTCAAATCACAGAGGACGGCAGAGGACCACACCGGACTGATACAATGTGCATGCTTCAAATGTATGCACACTATTGAGGTGAGACAAAGCTGTTTTAGGATTCTCCTAATTCATTCAGAACCTGAGATGCAGGTCGTTGCTAAATAGCAACAAGCACTCAAACACTGATGGGGCCCAAGAGAGGTGGCTCTCTAAAAGCTTTACCAAAGGAAAGGCAGATAGCTCTGCTTTAATCGTTTAGGCTGCTCTCCTTGGCTTCCCATGTGAAACGTCTATGTGAAGTCATTTGCAGCTATGAAGCGTTTACTGGCACAGAACATAAGCTAACACTAAGAGATACAGTGTTCTGAGACTCTAATGATTAGAGAAGCAGCGGCAACAGCATTAGCATTATTCATAAGAGACTCATCATCCAGAGGATTTCACTCCAAACAAGCTTTCACACAAATGTCTCTACACACAGCCGATGTGCTTTGAAACATTTGGGGGATCTCAAAGACATAATCGAGCAGAAATTCGACCTCTGACACATCTGATATACAAATCAAAAGATTGTCAGAACATGACAATATAATCTCTCTTATCACAACAAGTTAATTTCCTTGCTAATATCTGGGTAGACTTTTAGAAGGACAGAAAGGTTTGTTCAATTGTCAAAATGGTGTCAGATTTACCCAGCTGTGAAATGTTAAAGACCAATCCAACCCCTTTGGACTATCCAACATCCCTGCTAGTCTCTCTCTCCACGCTCTACGCCAGTCTGTAGAGTAACCGCTGCTAAAAATTAACTTCCCTCCTCAGCCTATAATATAAACAACATCATCCTGCACTATGAGGCCAGATTATCATCTATAATTTATAACAACAATTTGGAATATATGCTTATTTGCTCTTGTGCCGAGAGTGGGATGTTGTATGTAAAGCCAGAGCCAGGaggtgattagcttagcttagcataaaaactggaaGAAGTTAGCTTCACTCATTCCAAAGTGAGGTTGGCAGGCGACTCGTGGAGAATCCAGGATGTCACCACAGCccaggagagacagaaagacagagcactGTAGACGTTTGTAGACAGCAGAGATTCCAGCTAAAATGTTGCTGGGGAATATTATGGATCACTTTGTTAAAATCACGAAGGTTTCGATGTCTAATAAAGTGCTGTAGTGGTTGCCAGTTTGTCTGTCAGAAGTGCTCAATGAGGCGTTATTATGCAACCCatgcaacttctaggcaagccccgcccttcaatagcattcacacactactactggccaggcgtccatgcttttgcaaggtaacgtaacccgatttgttcaggtcctatcccctgaccaatcggctatcctaaccttaaccactcgaggtcaatgcctaaacccaaccaatcgagctgctttgtagggcgggacttgcctagaagttacgtgggatccataataacacCTCAATGAGAGATTATATTGTGGAACAATGGCTAACCAGGATGTGATGTCAGGACTTTGTCCTTTCTATAGTTTCAACACTTGCAGTAATTCCCCCTTTTCTGTGTTCATTAGAGAGCTTTAGCAGTGCAGATGGATTTTCTAGCTTTTGAGTGAACTGTTTCCTACAGTGCCTACAgtctttaagctaagctaagtaGCATGCTGACTCTAACTTCATGCTTGACATTCAAACAAAAatagagtggtattgatcttctcatctaactcttagcAAGAGCATTTCCTAAAATGCCAAACTAATCCATGTCAGGCAATGGACATTTTTGCAAAAATACCCTTAGAGACCATGTAAAGCCACACATATCGTAAATAATaaggttaaaaaaagtcaaataatcaTATTTTCACCTTTAACCATTGCTACCATCCtgctaaagaaaataaagttgaGTATCATAGAATAGTTACATCAGTAGTAGCCAGGAGAAGGAAGGGTGATCTGTGATGGGCAacttctaaataaattaaagaaaTTGTAAATGTTTTATAATCAGTGATATAATACGTCACATAGCGAATGTTGTAATGACCTCTTACTTTAAAGAACATGACTGTTGCCCAATCACTGGCCTCCACAGGGGGAGGAGGGGACAAGCAGGACCAATCGGAGCAGCCGTGAGGGATTTTCACACAGGACCCGATAACTCCACACCACCGTAGTGGCTACATTTGACTacatctatttattttttttgggctaCCCCAACCTTCCCAAGCTTCTAGCAGGAGTTGTGCTGCTGAGTAAACGTGTCCTGTGTGATACAATAAGGGAGGAGGCCAGATATTGACTACTGGGTATTTCTTTGAAGATCAATATATGACAAAAGCCAAGACGGAACAGAAACAGGCAGAGGGAAGCAGCTGAAGCGGTGAGCCTGGAGGGGACAGTACAACAGTGTTTCAggtctgtcagtctgtcccATCCATCTGCTGAGATGGAACATGTGTCTGGGCTGTGGGTGCTGGGTGACAGTCTGCTGGAGGCAGTTGTGGGGAGGCTGCAGGAGTCGAGTGTAGTAGTGGGTGAAGTACATAAATATTCCTTTATGCTGTGGTTTGTTCCTGGTAGAGACAGAGACTTCTTTTCAAGAAGCTGAAATCATTTTAGATTTCCAGCCATTTCTCCTTtttaaataaaccaaaaaaGTACATTCGTATTTCAGGGAATGTCAGCGTCTCACCAACATTCTGCTGTCGAACTGGTTAGTGTTCGTAAACAGGGTGCTGTTGATTGAGCGGCTGTGGTGAACCAGTGATCACATGTGGTCACAGTTTGCTTCAAAAGCACAATGACAGCGCAGTTTCTACCGTGCATGTAGCTTCTAAACACAACTTCATGCTACGAAAAATGACATGGAACATGGACCAAATGATGTTACAAATTCTGGTGTACAAATTTACcaaagactggaaaaatagtgAACGTAGCAGCAGTGATGTCATCAAAggtttttatgccttttttcgacatacaataatataacttttttttcaacatactatactatggctttttttatcactttttcgacatacgctatgactttaagtggctttttctgacatactaatgcgataaatcgcgattaaatattttaatcgtttgacagcactactttttacatgacttttttcgacatgctatactatgacatgttagtggcttttttgacatactaagcTACGATTGTTTTCAACCTACTTAATGGATGGCACAGTGGCCTAGTGGTTAGCACTGAAGCAAATACCAGCAGCAATTAGGCAGTGCAGACTTTGATCCTTGGTTCAATACCAGGTCTGGGCTGATTatttttgtgtggagtttgcaagTTCTTCtcgactttctttgacataatacgctatggctttattatcacttctttcgacatactatactatgacttttttggacatactatggtatgacttttttcgacatgctatactttgattttttttatcacttttttcgacatactatatttgacttttatcgacattaagtactaagactttttttatcacttttttcaacatactacactatgactttttaatggctttttcaacatactattctattacttttttatcactttttttcgacatactatactatgagttttttatcacttttttttctcgacatactatactatgagttttttatcactttttttcgacatactatactatgactttttacaacatgctatactaagacttCTTTAACaggtttttcgacatactatactatgacatgctattctatgactttttttatcacttttttcgacatactatgctatgacttttttcaacatactatactatgactttttttgacatactatactataactttttatcgacatattactctatgactttttttgacatacttagtataacgtttttcgacatactatgctatgacttttttcaacatactatactatgactttttttgacatacttactataacttttttcgacatactatactatgacttttttttatcacttttttcaacatactataccatgacatttcagtggctgtttttgacatactgtgctatgactgttttcaacatatttAAGGTTTGGTACAGTGGCCTAGTGGTTAGCACTGAAGCAAATTATAGCAGCAAGTAGGCAGTGCAAACTTTGACCCTTGGTTCAATACCCAGTCTGGGCTGATTTGTTTTGTGTGGAgttgtttgcatgttcttctcaacttgtttttgacatactctactatggctcttttatcacttttttcaacacactatactatgacttgacttttttctaacctttctcgacatactatactaagacttttttcgacatactatactatgacttttttttatcactttttttcaacatactatgacttttttcaacatactatactatgacttttttttatcacttt
The genomic region above belongs to Sander lucioperca isolate FBNREF2018 chromosome 12, SLUC_FBN_1.2, whole genome shotgun sequence and contains:
- the snphb gene encoding syntaphilin isoform X5 yields the protein MSAPAPANRRSALGSRRRTPAAPSNRDPHGNTSLSNSSNSGSCKGSDCSPTKGRHQKYTSCTDNHGIRPPPPEQYLTPLQQKEVCIRHLRARLKETINTLQDRDTEIDELRGQLYRMQEDWVEEECHRVEAQLALKEARQEIQQLKQAVDTVRASLSDAGGLSGDIGVQKYFQDINTQNHKLENLLLSMDLAQAGLAKEGEGIPGFRTRVGGSAPASVSGESPGGIPKPVVGGRGSCSCDASPARSLTRSSTYTKLSDQALADRNGNGLDFPCLSGDGTQDSGFVCCGESSVPSQTDLLLEAAFLSEETASLLNSYAQTFSHSLPHSLPHSLPHSLPHTYSHTLPHSFPHNLSHSMPHTMPHSSTYDKLCTGERLAPLRCGLGGVGCMSHPCLSHHHLYLHPLRETGIQTESCPAGYPSDLDTIAEQRTFRSQACSPTSTWMSDEGEEELDSITTTTSVTTATMMSTATEPILVTKTPLVPPLPRSATVACSMESPLYGEEEEKQEKEKEEKEAAAMEQQEETSVISLAEEEQQMQMGSEGANEAEVQSAADEVAPGKPCDFAETSAGTQCELQFGGCCGEGRQGGTLENLSMEDRQQEVSLSAGSTQVETAELSPGSPGFSPDVEQPHTSQPRRSTSHEEIAGVTVVELHDENDDDEDETKEQGATGGATAEEGDSTSSGTIEKSYWSRHFLVDLLAVAIPVVPTVAWFCRGPIRAGQPMYHIGSLLRGCCTVALHSLRRGGGLRHYPAGGGDLGGSQI
- the snphb gene encoding syntaphilin isoform X2; translation: MSAPAPANRRSALGSRRFNPLKALQPKRRLQQILASSPVPVPKPALGSGTGTGTGKGTAVPAATAPVAIPVPAPPAFDYCRFIELDYVPMETGYMVSMRPTKGYASNKSPTKGYAATKSPDRHSRSTNSPSTPRCRRTPAAPSNRDPHGNTSLSNSSNSGSCKGSDCSPTKGRHQKYTSCTDNHGIRPPPPEQYLTPLQQKEVCIRHLRARLKETINTLQDRDTEIDELRGQLYRMQEDWVEEECHRVEAQLALKEARQEIQQLKQAVDTVRASLSDAGGLSGDIGVQKYFQDINTQNHKLENLLLSMDLAQAGLAKEGEGIPGFRTRVGGSAPASVSGESPGGIPKPVVGGRGSCSCDASPARSLTRSSTYTKLSDQALADRNGNGLDFPCLSGDGTQDSGFVCCGESSVPSQTDLLLEAAFLSEETASLLNSYAQTFSHSLPHSLPHSLPHTYSHTLPHSFPHNLSHSMPHTMPHSSTYDKLCTGERLAPLRCGLGGVGCMSHPCLSHHHLYLHPLRETGIQTESCPAGYPSDLDTIAEQRTFRSQACSPTSTWMSDEGEEELDSITTTTSVTTATMMSTATEPILVTKTPLVPPLPRSATVACSMESPLYGEEEEKQEKEKEEKEAAAMEQQEETSVISLAEEEQQMQMGSEGANEAEVQSAADEVAPGKPCDFAETSAGTQCELQFGGCCGEGRQGGTLENLSMEDRQQEVSLSAGSTQVETAELSPGSPGFSPDVEQPHTSQPRRSTSHEEIAGVTVVELHDENDDDEDETKEQGATGGATAEEGDSTSSGTIEKSYWSRHFLVDLLAVAIPVVPTVAWFCRGPIRAGQPMYHIGSLLRGCCTVALHSLRRGGGLRHYPAGGGDLGGSQI